The genomic window GGTGATTCTGGTGATGTTCCTCAAGAGTTGGCAGATGAATTACACCGTTTAACAGCCGAAGCGATGGCAGCAAAAGAAGCCAAGCTTGAAGCATCAGAATTAGCGCAAGAAGCGCGAATAAACTTTAACGATATTATTAAGCAGAAAGAAGAAATGCTAGAGCTTGAAGAGCAAAAAGCATAAATATTATGAATAATATGAATAATATGAAAAAATAATACTCAGGCGATCTTCGGATCGCCTTTTTTATACAAGGATAAACAGCGTAATATGCACCAGAAATAATATTTTCTCTGTAAAAATGTTTTCATTAAATACCTATTATGCATTATTGATAATAAGCATATTATTGGCGGTTTTCTCGACAACAATAAATTTCATTTTATGACAAAAGTATCTCTCTCACGAACACCTAAATTGTCTAACCTATCTAAAGCTCTGTTAATCATTAATCTTATTTTTTTGATTTCTGATTTTAGTTTTTTTATTTTTTATGGCAGTGTGATCGCTTTAATTTTTAGTTGGTTTATGGTGGCGAATATTATTTCTATTCGATATAAGATTAATATTCTTTATAGCGGCCATATTATTTCAGGTTATCTTCGTTGTGCTTTTATTCCATTTTCTGTAATGCGAGATGCAAAACAGTATTATCAAAAATAATCGTTACGTAATTAGTGTTATATAATTTTGGAATCATCAAAGAGTCGTTAGGCGAGCCATTTTTATGATGATTTTCTTATTTTGATTATAGCTACAGTGAATAATTTTATCAAAAAATAACATTAAAATGTGACATTGAGTCAAATAAATACCTTTCAAGCGTAATTGTTCTAAAAAATAGTACGACGAGAGTGGCGGCATATTACGTTCATATGTATATTTCTTATAGTTACTATAAATAAGGTTTAGATATGAATGTTAAACGTATTGCTATTGCAGTAAGTGCATTATTGTGCGGTTATTCGACAATAAGTTTTGCTGATCCAAGTCCACAAACAGAAACGATGCAACAACTTGAGCAAATGAAAGCCAAAGTATTGCAGCGTATTATTGAAACTCAAAAATTGATCGAAGATCCTACGAATATTGAAATACGGGATGGACACCGTTTTCTTAAATATAATGGCTATTTATATGCACTAACAACCAACAATTTACCTTCTTTTATGCCTTTTGTTGATGGTTTTGATTATGCAGATCGTTCAGCTGAGGCTATGTTTGATTTTATTCAAATGCCATGGAAATTAGTTAACCAAATGGATGGTGTTTATATTTATAATGACCAATTTGGTTACAATTATTTAGATTATTTGAATAAAAATAAACAATGTAATGTTCAATATCTTATTGGCGATAAAGATTTAGTCAGTGCTACCGCTCAAGACTGTCTACCTTATAATGCTGCATTAATTGATGCTTACGGTTTTATTGATGACCAACCCGTTACGAATCATCTCAGCGGTGATTTTGCCGCACAAGTACGGTTTATTCAAAACCAAACAGCAGAACCTTTTGGTAATGATGAGAAAGAACAACAACGGATCGTTTCGCAGCGTGAAGCATTACTCGTTGTTACTCCGATGGCTAACGATAACCCGCAAAGTATTGAGCTGAAAATCTTCAAAGATGGGGTGTTACTTGAAACACGCCAAATGACGAGCCCTCTGCACATTTTAGAATCAGATCGTAGCAAGCATGATGATCGTAAAGATGTGGTGTATTCCAAACGCTCATTTACGACAGTGCTGCCATGGAACTGGGTTGAGAAAGGATTAAGTTTACAATTTTCAACTTATGCCGGTTTAAGTGGTGAGTTAAGTGCTGATCGTATTGATTTCGCTATACCAGCACATCTTGATTTACCCATGATTCGAATTGGTATGTTAACTGAGCCGCCAGCGGCAAAACCATTAGAATTACAAACGGCACATTATGGCTCAGAGCTTTTTCAACGTTTTCCATTAGCATCAATGACGATCAGTAGTTACTTACCGATTAAGTTAGATAAAGTTGTGATGTCTAATGGTGATATAAAAACGCAATACAGCGAGTATGCATCTCCAGGCGCTCACAGTGGTGATATGCGTGAAGATATAACGAAGTCGTTAATTCAGCTGGGTATTGCAAATGCAAATTATGGCGTTGCTAGTTCAGGAGCGAGTCAATGGCAAGCGAATAATTATCCCGCGATTGTTATTGGTCACTCTATTGGTCGTTATAAAAATGATAAAGGCAATATTGGCAATTATACCCATGGATTATCTGGTGGTAATGGTATGGTACTTCTTGCTGGTACAACGGGTAATGAAGTCACTCATGAGATTGGTCACGCATTAAGTATGGGGCATTATCCGGGTGGTTACGCACATGCGACTCATGGAGCGACCACCGGCTGGGGTTATGATGCATACCGTGGCAATATGGCAGATAACCTTAATTGGCAGGCTAAAGTTGATGGTGAATATGCCTATGGCAATATTATGGTTTCACCATACAAAACAAATTATGGTTATGGAACCGATCCTATGGGTGGAGGTGGGTTTGACTCATCAACGTCAAGTTATCCATTATTCACGGGGTATTCATCAAAACGTATTCAAAATTATCTTGAAACTAAAGATTATCTCGATGCGGCATCGGCCAGTGGATATAGCCATTGGAATGCTATCGAACAACAATTTGAGCCGGTATCAACTACCACTAAGTTAAAACCAATCGCCCAAGGGGTTGAGGTAATGACCGTGGTGGGTTTCTATGATCCACA from Photobacterium toruni includes these protein-coding regions:
- a CDS encoding M66 family metalloprotease, with translation MNVKRIAIAVSALLCGYSTISFADPSPQTETMQQLEQMKAKVLQRIIETQKLIEDPTNIEIRDGHRFLKYNGYLYALTTNNLPSFMPFVDGFDYADRSAEAMFDFIQMPWKLVNQMDGVYIYNDQFGYNYLDYLNKNKQCNVQYLIGDKDLVSATAQDCLPYNAALIDAYGFIDDQPVTNHLSGDFAAQVRFIQNQTAEPFGNDEKEQQRIVSQREALLVVTPMANDNPQSIELKIFKDGVLLETRQMTSPLHILESDRSKHDDRKDVVYSKRSFTTVLPWNWVEKGLSLQFSTYAGLSGELSADRIDFAIPAHLDLPMIRIGMLTEPPAAKPLELQTAHYGSELFQRFPLASMTISSYLPIKLDKVVMSNGDIKTQYSEYASPGAHSGDMREDITKSLIQLGIANANYGVASSGASQWQANNYPAIVIGHSIGRYKNDKGNIGNYTHGLSGGNGMVLLAGTTGNEVTHEIGHALSMGHYPGGYAHATHGATTGWGYDAYRGNMADNLNWQAKVDGEYAYGNIMVSPYKTNYGYGTDPMGGGGFDSSTSSYPLFTGYSSKRIQNYLETKDYLDAASASGYSHWNAIEQQFEPVSTTTKLKPIAQGVEVMTVVGFYDPQQTNTSYIYPALYGSSGNVYDLPQPVAGQCWATVTYGDNSQQLIGLEGSRKNSGLSNKLHFNLARDRAPQTVTVDCPQTSLEAVVRRELLTQFAQDRFYTWGENNRWGKVGDVFEYHRNGRVELFKLQTQHYWYFPGSGQSNSGWAFVGYLDQLIAAKQPDVNYDDLGQVRLDSRTFITNTEHPAAAITIGKGQGYDIAIESQKSLAEQSDLAQYDFETIALFDQWVAERYGNGELNHAIVDKHQRIGAVYVHQNSELNTRDYFLMKTLTAGAFPTDHHSNNDWKYLGSAESYVNFDFNPLRLNRDMVSNVERIKDYFKQPALFTWDQRLITSWNSSNSAVFINPTAEGINEYFIQRIPAKGDAFPTNKASNRDWIYLGDDNSLNQLVVEMGTNQAVFEQLVLDWYKQDSFGNWGDNGKKGNVGDIYTYHFHDGKTHYYRLKTTSYGYFPWPSESPDPSNSHWQYINHY